GCATCACGTCGCCGCTGGGGCCGATCCAGCGGAAGCCGGCGGCCACCACGGCGTCGGCGAAGTCGGGGTTTTCTGAGAGGAAGCCGTAGCCGGGGTGGATGGCGTCAACGCCGGCTTCGCGCGCGATGCGCAGAATGTCTTCGCCATCGAGGTAAGCCGCCAGCGGCTTCTTGCCTTCGCCCACGAGGTAGCTCTCGTCGGCCTTGAAGCGGTGCAGCGATTGCCGGTCTTGCTGCGAGTAAATGGCCACGGTGCGGATGCGCATCTCGTTGGCGGCGCGCATCACGCGGATGGCGATTTCAGAACGGTTGGCGATCAGGATCGAGCGGATCGGGTTCGGCTGCATGGGGGTCCTCTTGGTTGGCGTCAACCCACATCATGCAGGATTCGCACCAGGAAAACGCCGCGCCGCCTCAAGGCGACGCTGAAAAAAATCGGGGCCATCACTGAAAAAATCCCGTGAGGCTTGCCGTAGGGGCGCAGCCACCGCTGCCTTCCCGTCTGACCGGGTGGTTTTGTCGAATACCGCGGTCAGCGCGGGTTTGATCCCACCGTAGCGGTCAGGGTGCTTTCTTGTGCGTACCGTCGCAAAGCGGCGCCGTGCCGGTTCCTTTGCATCCGCAAAAATAGGCGGTCCTGGTTTCCGTGGCGCTGTATTTGACTGGCGTGAATTCACCTGCGGCCTTGTGCGAGCCATCGCAGAACGGCTGGCTCTTGCTTTGACCACAGGCGCACCACCAGTAGTCTTTGCCGGCTTCAACGTTGACGGGGAAGGGTGTATCGCTCGCGCGAACGGGATTGGCCATGGTGTGTTCCTCTTGCGTTGGCTAAAAATGCATGCGGCCCCCTTGCGGGAACACCGGGTGGCTTTTGCCGGTTGCCTCAATGGCCAGCCGTGGCGGCAAACCGCCTGAACCGCTTCTGGTGAATCACCTGAGCTGGATCCACCTGCCTCATTGAAAAACCGGGAGAGGCTCAACGTTTGCCGGCCTCACTTCTCGATGAAAACAACCAGGGTTGCCGGCTTGACACCACCGTGTTTCATCGCCGCGGCGCTGGCATCGCTCTGTATGACCGCCTGGAATCATCCGCTTGAACAAAGGCGCGGAGGTCTATTGCCGCGCCGCCGAACACCTGTTCCTGCTTCTTCGATGAAAGCCCGTGTGTGACGCCGCTCACCGCGTGAGTTGCAATGGGTCCGGGTCTGTGTATGGCGGTCTCTCCGGGACTGGGCAGCAAGCGCTGCCTTCGCCTGCACTGTACGCCTTCGCCGCCAAGCGTCAACAACCCATTTTTCGGCTCAAGTCAGCCTTTGGCGGGGGGCTTGGCGTGGCGGCGTGAACGGGTCTTTCCAGCACCACGACCGAGCCTGACAGATCGCCGACCTTGGCGCCGCCTTTGCCTTGCCGCCTGAGCAGGCTTGGGGCGAAGGGCTCAGCCCTTCCACTCGAGCTGGAACGAGAGGTCGTGACCGGCCAGTTCGGAGTATTTCCGGATGGCTTTGCGGGCCAGCGTGAGCTTGACCGCAGGGGGAATCCCGTCGCTGAAGCGGCCGAAGAGGCTGCGGTTTTCGCCGACCGGGGCGGCCTTTGTTTCGGGGAATTCGACCTCGACCCGGGCCTGCCGCTGGCCGGCGCGGTCCAGCAGGCTCGAGAGCCTTTCAAACATCTGGAGCAACGGATCGGCCCGGTGCGTCGACCAGTTGGCGGAAGGCATGAAGTCGACGAAGTGCATCAGGTGGTAGTTCAGGTTGATCCAGAGGTTGTCTGCATCGATTGTGAGCGGTTCGTTGTCGATCACCCGGTGCAAGCGCAGCGACTTGAGTTCGCCCAGGCGGTGCATGTTCTGTTCGAGTTCTTCGAGCAGGTCGTCGTTGTAGAGCAGGCGCAGGATCGACGGAAAGGCCTCAACGTGCAGCGCTTCAAAATCGGTGAGCAGCGCCTTGAGCTGGGGCAGCTTGCGCGCTTCCATGGCGAAGGTGTTGGTTGCGGTGCCCAGTATCGAGTGGAGCAGGGCGACGTTCGGCGAATGCCCGGGGTAATACCGGGCGGCATAGTGGTGGCAGAACACGAGGTGTTCGAGGAAGGTGCCATCGGCGTGCTCCATGCTGAAGTCGCACTCGTTGACCATGAAGTCGATCAGCCGTTGGTCGATCGCTGGCGCTGGCTGGGCCGATGTGGCCTTGGCGTAAGCGGCCTCGATATCGGCTGCGGCCACGCGGTCCCACACCGATTCTTTTGCCAGCTTCTCATCCATGACCTTGCGGGCAATGCCCTCAAGGCCGCCGAAGATCGTGCGGCCCATGTCGAAGTTGGCCATGCGCTCCACCTGTAGCCGGCCTGCGTGATCAAACGCGCCGCCGCGCGCGATGGCGGCCTTGCGTTGCAGGTTCAGCGGTGCGTTCAGCTCGGCGCGTGCGGTGGGGGTGTCGGTGCTGGTGCTCATATGGACCAGATGGTGTCGTGTGAACACCTTTTCGTCAACGCGGTTCGAACTGGGGTTTCCCTGTTGGCCCCGGCGATCAGGCGTCGCATCATGGATGGGTCAACCACCAGGAGCAGCCGCTGCCACCGTGGTCGCGCAGCGTAGGAGCCGGACTACCCCAGACTGGCGCTGCGCTTCCTAGAATGAACCAACCGGCTCGTTTTTCGGGCCAGAGCACCCCTGTGGTGTCCACGTTCCAACCGACAGAAGAAAGGCCAAACCATGCAAGAAGCCCACCACCATTTCAGCGATCTCTTCGCCCAGCTGGGTCTGCCGGACGACCCCAAGAGCATCGCGCAATTTCTCGCCCGCCACCGACCCCTCGCGGGCGATGTGCGGCTGCCCGATGCACCCTTCTGGTCAACCGCTCAGGCCACCTTCCTGAAGGAAGCCCTGCTACAGGATTCGGACTGGGCCGAGCCGGTTGACCAGTTGAGCGAAGCCCTGCGCGACGACGAAACCCCATCGGCCTGAAGCGAGGGCCCCAGCTGGGTCACGGGTGCGACAACTGTGCGGTTGATCGGGCCCCATCGCTTCTGCTGACCAAGGGTTTCCCTGTTGGCCGGGGCGATCATGGACCGCATCATGGGCGGCTCATTCTTCAGGAGCTTTCCCATGGCCATCTTCAGTGAACATCCGATCCGCACGCTGGACGACCTGAAGCGGTTCGAATCCGAACGGACTCTGGAACAGCGTTTGACCGAACGCAGCGTGCTCGATGTGTTCATTGGCGCCGCCGCGCGCCAGCCCGAGCGCACAGCCATGACCATGTTGATGACCGGCGCGCCAGATGAACAACCCCGCCGCGTCAACTACGCCGAGCTGCTGGGCATGGTGCGGCGCTCGGCCAACCTGTTTCACAGCCTGGGCGGGCCGCGCCCCGGGGTGGCCTACATGCTGCCGAGCCTGATCGAAACCCACGCCACGCTGTGGGGCGCCGAGACGGTGGGTTACGCGGTGCCGATCAATTTTCTGCTGCAGGTGGAACACATCGCGGCGCTGCTCGAAGCATCGGGTGCGCGCATTCTGGTGGCGCTGGGCCCGCACCCGGTGCTCGATATCTGGCAAAAGGCCCTGGCGGTGCGCGAGCGCGTACCGGGCCTGACGCTGGTTCGCGTGGCGCCCCCGACGGCGCCGGCCGAACAGGGTGTGATCGATTTTCACGCGGCGATGGCGGCACAGCCGGAAGACCATCTGATCTTCGGCGAGCCCGGCAAGGACGACGACGTTGCGGCCTACTTTCACACCGGCGGCACCACCGGCACACCCAAGCTGGTGGCCCACACCCACCGGGGGCAGCTGACCGCCGCATTCGGCGGCGCGGCGATTGGCGACTACCGCGCCGATGACGTGCTCACCGGTACCTTTCCCCTCTTTCACGTGGCGGGCACGATTGCCTGCGGCCTGGCGGCTTTCCTGGCCGGCATGGAGTTGCTGGTGATGTCGCCGGGCGGCCTGCGCACGCCGGCGATGGTGCAGGGTTTCTGGCGGCTGGTGGGGCAATACAAGGCCACGCTGGTGGGCGGTGTGCCGACCTCGATGGGGGCTGTGCTGGAGGTGCCGCTGGACGGGGCCGACATCAGCGCGGTGCGCGCGGGCATCACCGGCGCGGCCTTGCTGCCGCCCGCGGTGAGCGAGCGCTTTCGCCAGGTGACGGGATGCAACCTGTATGAGGTTTACGGCATGACCGAGGCTTCGGGCCTGATCGCTTACGACCCGTTTGCCGGCGCGGGCGCTGCGGGGTCGGTGGGCTGGGCGCTGCCCTACACGAAGGTGGAGGTGCGCCGGCTCGGGGCCGACGGGCAACTGGGCGAGGAGTGCGAAGCGGGTGAGGTGGGTGTGATCAGCGTGCGCGGGGCGCATGTGTCGCCCGGCTACCGCAACCCGGCACACAACGCGGGCATCTTTGACAACGGCATGCTCAACACCGGTGACCTCGGCTACACCGACGAACAGGGTCGCCTCTACATCGCCGGGCGCAGCAAAGACCTGATCATTCGCAGCGGCCACAACATCGACCCGGTGATGATCGAAAACGCCATGGCCGAACACCCGGCGGTTGCCCTGGCCGCTGCCGTGGGCATGCCCGATGCGTATGCGGGCGAGCTGCCGGTGTGTTTCGTGACCCTGCGCCCCGGCGCAGAGGTGAGCGATGAAGAACTGCATGCCCATGCCCAGCAGCGCATCGGCGAGCGGCCCGCCTGGCCGAAACATTTCCACATCATC
This region of Hydrogenophaga crassostreae genomic DNA includes:
- a CDS encoding CDGSH iron-sulfur domain-containing protein, which encodes MANPVRASDTPFPVNVEAGKDYWWCACGQSKSQPFCDGSHKAAGEFTPVKYSATETRTAYFCGCKGTGTAPLCDGTHKKAP
- a CDS encoding DUF2789 domain-containing protein gives rise to the protein MQEAHHHFSDLFAQLGLPDDPKSIAQFLARHRPLAGDVRLPDAPFWSTAQATFLKEALLQDSDWAEPVDQLSEALRDDETPSA
- a CDS encoding acyl-CoA synthetase codes for the protein MAIFSEHPIRTLDDLKRFESERTLEQRLTERSVLDVFIGAAARQPERTAMTMLMTGAPDEQPRRVNYAELLGMVRRSANLFHSLGGPRPGVAYMLPSLIETHATLWGAETVGYAVPINFLLQVEHIAALLEASGARILVALGPHPVLDIWQKALAVRERVPGLTLVRVAPPTAPAEQGVIDFHAAMAAQPEDHLIFGEPGKDDDVAAYFHTGGTTGTPKLVAHTHRGQLTAAFGGAAIGDYRADDVLTGTFPLFHVAGTIACGLAAFLAGMELLVMSPGGLRTPAMVQGFWRLVGQYKATLVGGVPTSMGAVLEVPLDGADISAVRAGITGAALLPPAVSERFRQVTGCNLYEVYGMTEASGLIAYDPFAGAGAAGSVGWALPYTKVEVRRLGADGQLGEECEAGEVGVISVRGAHVSPGYRNPAHNAGIFDNGMLNTGDLGYTDEQGRLYIAGRSKDLIIRSGHNIDPVMIENAMAEHPAVALAAAVGMPDAYAGELPVCFVTLRPGAEVSDEELHAHAQQRIGERPAWPKHFHIIEAIPVTSVGKIFKPELRCDAAARLVGSVLREQHQLPDAQVQVSAGGPRGLIVTVTVPVTAEATLPAITKTLAAYLFEARVAVA